The proteins below are encoded in one region of Triticum aestivum cultivar Chinese Spring chromosome 1B, IWGSC CS RefSeq v2.1, whole genome shotgun sequence:
- the LOC123115191 gene encoding serine/threonine-protein kinase 38 isoform X2, whose translation MTSSCSPSLEEVQLCRDKSSGNIYAMKKLKKSEMVVKGQVEHVRSERNLLAEVGSHCIVKLYYSFQDAEYLYLIMEYLPGGDMMTLLMREDTLAENVARFYIAETVLAIESIHKHNYIHRDIKPDNLLLDKNGHMKLSDFGLCKPIDCTKLSTLNEDEPMTDENLRESMDIDYSLSDTANGRRWRSPNEQLQHWQKNRRKLAFSTVGTPDYIAPEVLLKKGYGVECDWWSLGAIMYEMLVGYPPFYSDDPITTCRKIVHWRSYLKFPENPRLSPEAKDLICRFLCDVDHRIGSGGADQIKAHPWFHGVEWDKLYEMEAAFKPQVNDELDTQNFQKFDEVDPAPARTGSGSSRKMIPNTKDLSFVGYTYKNFEAVKGLRQSAGLGRSSSLTSQPSESASDTVDMDSSAEPNGSDTHMRTVSSADHMMQ comes from the exons ATGACTTCGAGCTGCTCACCATCATTGGAAGAG GTTCAACTATGCCGGGATAAATCCTCTGGTAATATTTATGCAATGAAAAAACTAAAGAAGTCTGAAATGGTTGTCAAGGGTCAG GTGGAGCATGTTAGATCTGAAAGAAACTTGCTGGCTGAAGTTGGTAGCCACTGCATTGTGAAGCTATACTATTCTTTCCAAGATGCTGAGTATCTCTACCTTATCATGGAGTACCTTCCCGGAGGTGATATGATGACCCTCCTCATGAGAGAGGATACCTTAGCTGAAAATGTGGCTCGATTCTATATTGCTGAGACAGTTCTTGCCATTGAGTCTATTCATAAACATAATTACATCCACAG GGATATTAAGCCTGATAATCTCCTTCTCGATAAGAATGGACACATGAAGTTGTCAGATTTTGGCTTATGCAAGCCAATTGACTGTACCAAATTGTCAACATTGAATGAAGATGAACCTATGACTGATGAAAACCTTAGGGAGTCCATGGATATCGATTATTCTCTCTCTGATACAGCAAATGGTAGAAGGTGGAGAAGTCCAAATGAACAGCTTCAGCACTGGCAGAAGAACAGGAGAAAATTG GCATTTTCTACTGTCGGTACGCCTGATTATATTGCTCCTGAGGTGTTACTGAAAAAGGGATATGGAGTTGAGTGTGACTG GTGGTCCCTGGGTGCAATCATGTATGAGATGCTTGTTGGGTATCCACCATTCTATTCGGATGATCCAATAACCACATGCCGAAAG ATTGTACATTGGAGAAGCTATTTAAAATTTCCAGAAAATCCAAGGTTGTCTCCTGAAGCTAAGGATCTCATTTGTCGGTTCTTATGTGATGTTGACCACAGGATTGGCAGTGGAGGGGCAGATCAAATAAAG GCTCATCCTTGGTTTCATGGAGTTGAATGGGATAAGCTTTATGAAATGGAGGCGGCGTTTAAGCCTCAAGTAAATGATGAACTGGATACACAGAATTTTCAGAAGTTTGACGAG GTAGATCCCGCTCCAGCAAGAACAGGTTCTGGGTCCTCAAGGAAG ATGATTCCTAATACTAAAGACCTTAGCTTTGTGGGCTATACATACAAGAACTTCGAAGCTGTGAAAGGTTTGCGTCAGTCTGCAG GTCTGGGAAGAAGCTCCTCGTTAACAAGCCAGCCTAGTGAATCTGCATCTG ATACAGTCGACATGGATTCATCAGCAGAACCGAATGGAAGTGACACACACATGCGCACTGTCTCGTCTGCCGATCATATGATGCAATAA
- the LOC123115191 gene encoding serine/threonine-protein kinase tricornered isoform X1: MESETAARGGRSQPLVEEAVGSSRTMERVAAAKKIIENDYRERMKNLRERNERRLILEQQLASSQVPREEQIKLIKELQRKETEYMRLKRHRICVDDFELLTIIGRGAYGEVQLCRDKSSGNIYAMKKLKKSEMVVKGQVEHVRSERNLLAEVGSHCIVKLYYSFQDAEYLYLIMEYLPGGDMMTLLMREDTLAENVARFYIAETVLAIESIHKHNYIHRDIKPDNLLLDKNGHMKLSDFGLCKPIDCTKLSTLNEDEPMTDENLRESMDIDYSLSDTANGRRWRSPNEQLQHWQKNRRKLAFSTVGTPDYIAPEVLLKKGYGVECDWWSLGAIMYEMLVGYPPFYSDDPITTCRKIVHWRSYLKFPENPRLSPEAKDLICRFLCDVDHRIGSGGADQIKAHPWFHGVEWDKLYEMEAAFKPQVNDELDTQNFQKFDEVDPAPARTGSGSSRKMIPNTKDLSFVGYTYKNFEAVKGLRQSAGLGRSSSLTSQPSESASDTVDMDSSAEPNGSDTHMRTVSSADHMMQ, translated from the exons ACGCTTGATTTTGGAACAACAGTTAGCTTCTTCTCAAGTTCCTAGGGAGGAGCAGATAAAATTGATAAAGGAGTTGCAGAGGAAGGAGACTGAATACATGAGACTTAAAAGGCATAGAATTTGTGTGGATGACTTCGAGCTGCTCACCATCATTGGAAGAGGTGCTTATGGGGAG GTTCAACTATGCCGGGATAAATCCTCTGGTAATATTTATGCAATGAAAAAACTAAAGAAGTCTGAAATGGTTGTCAAGGGTCAG GTGGAGCATGTTAGATCTGAAAGAAACTTGCTGGCTGAAGTTGGTAGCCACTGCATTGTGAAGCTATACTATTCTTTCCAAGATGCTGAGTATCTCTACCTTATCATGGAGTACCTTCCCGGAGGTGATATGATGACCCTCCTCATGAGAGAGGATACCTTAGCTGAAAATGTGGCTCGATTCTATATTGCTGAGACAGTTCTTGCCATTGAGTCTATTCATAAACATAATTACATCCACAG GGATATTAAGCCTGATAATCTCCTTCTCGATAAGAATGGACACATGAAGTTGTCAGATTTTGGCTTATGCAAGCCAATTGACTGTACCAAATTGTCAACATTGAATGAAGATGAACCTATGACTGATGAAAACCTTAGGGAGTCCATGGATATCGATTATTCTCTCTCTGATACAGCAAATGGTAGAAGGTGGAGAAGTCCAAATGAACAGCTTCAGCACTGGCAGAAGAACAGGAGAAAATTG GCATTTTCTACTGTCGGTACGCCTGATTATATTGCTCCTGAGGTGTTACTGAAAAAGGGATATGGAGTTGAGTGTGACTG GTGGTCCCTGGGTGCAATCATGTATGAGATGCTTGTTGGGTATCCACCATTCTATTCGGATGATCCAATAACCACATGCCGAAAG ATTGTACATTGGAGAAGCTATTTAAAATTTCCAGAAAATCCAAGGTTGTCTCCTGAAGCTAAGGATCTCATTTGTCGGTTCTTATGTGATGTTGACCACAGGATTGGCAGTGGAGGGGCAGATCAAATAAAG GCTCATCCTTGGTTTCATGGAGTTGAATGGGATAAGCTTTATGAAATGGAGGCGGCGTTTAAGCCTCAAGTAAATGATGAACTGGATACACAGAATTTTCAGAAGTTTGACGAG GTAGATCCCGCTCCAGCAAGAACAGGTTCTGGGTCCTCAAGGAAG ATGATTCCTAATACTAAAGACCTTAGCTTTGTGGGCTATACATACAAGAACTTCGAAGCTGTGAAAGGTTTGCGTCAGTCTGCAG GTCTGGGAAGAAGCTCCTCGTTAACAAGCCAGCCTAGTGAATCTGCATCTG ATACAGTCGACATGGATTCATCAGCAGAACCGAATGGAAGTGACACACACATGCGCACTGTCTCGTCTGCCGATCATATGATGCAATAA